From a region of the Acomys russatus chromosome 4, mAcoRus1.1, whole genome shotgun sequence genome:
- the Spef1 gene encoding sperm flagellar protein 1, protein MASSVDEEALHQLYLWVDNIPLSRPKRNLSRDFSDGVLVAELIKFYFPKMVEMHNYVPANSLQQKLSNWGHLNRKVLNKLNFSVPDDVMRKIAQCSPGVVELVLIPLRQRLEERQRRQKLAAGSLQELAPQDSSGYMDMGLSQKARGDGAPAPGEEQLRGGRPPATRLPGYNQALQGDPSFVLQIAEKEQELLASQETVQVLQMKVKRLEHLLQLKNVRIDDLSRRLQQAERKQR, encoded by the exons ATGGCAAGCAGCGTGGATGAGGAGGCTCTGCACCAGCTGTACCTGTGGGTAGACAACATCCCTCTGTCCCGACCCAAGAGAAACCTTTCCCGGGACTTCAGTGACGGAG TCCTGGTTGCAGAGCTTATCAAGTTTTACTTCCCCAAGATGGTGGAGATGCACAATTATGTCCCTGCCAACTCTCTCCAGCAGAAGCTCAGCAACTGGGGTCACCTGAACAG AAAGGTGCTGAACAAGCTGAACTTCTCTGTCCCGGACGATGTGATGCGGAAGATTGCGCAGTGTTCTCCGGGTGTAGTGGAGCTGGTGCTCATTCCGCTGAGGCAACGCCTAGAGGAGCGGCAGAGGCGCCAGAAGCTGGCTGCTGGCTCCTTACAG GAACTGGCTCCTCAGGATAGCAGTGGCTATATGGATATGG GTTTGTCCCAGAAGGCTAGGGGAGACGGTGCTCCAGCCCCCGGAGAAGAACAGCTCAG AGGGGGCCGGCCGCCGGCGACCCGACTCCCTGGGTATAACCAGGCCCTGCAGGGCGATCCGAGCTTCGTCCTCCAGATCGCTGAAAAGGAGCAGGAGCTGTTGGCCTCTCAAGAGACAGTGCAG GTCCTGCAGATGAAAGTGAAGCGTCTGGAACACTTGCTCCAACTCAAGAACGTGCGCATCGATGACCTTTCTCGGCGCCTCCAGCAGGCTGAGCGCAAGCAGCGGTGA